One region of Syngnathus scovelli strain Florida chromosome 15, RoL_Ssco_1.2, whole genome shotgun sequence genomic DNA includes:
- the ints2 gene encoding integrator complex subunit 2 — MTDSAGLQFVSPFAFEAMQKVDVQRLAALSDPELRLLLPCLVRMALCAPADQSPSWAEDKKLILRLLSGVEAVNSIVALLSVDFHALEQDARKEQQLRHKAGGSNVESILVSQLQHGLTLEFEHSDPLRRLRLTLSELLAIMSKVVDSNGEFFLKSSELFESPVYLEEVADVLCILQAELPSLLPIVDVAEALLHVRNGDWFLCLLVANVPDSFNEVCRGLIKNGERQDEESVGGRRRTEALRQLCQMNPSQALNIRAMVVEECHLPGLGVALTLDYKPDTADEAVSTLVSYVSGLLLGTNSKVRTWFSMFIRNGQQRKRESSSVLWQMRRQLLLELVAILPRSRSTHVPNDGDTDDEGGFGYSGLREEHVVKASALLRLYCALMGIAGLRPTDEEAEQLLQLMTSRPPATPAGVRFVSLSFCKLLAFPTLVSTPEQEQLMVMWLSWMIKEEEYFESAAGVAASFGEMLLLVAMYFHSNQLSSIIELVCSTLGMKIAIKPSSLSKMKTIFTQEIFTEQVVTAHAVRVAVTNNLSANITGFLPIHCIYQLLRSRAFTKHKVSIKDWIYRQLCETNTPIHTQLIPLVDVYINSILTPASKANPEATNQPITEQEILSIYQGSSVQGDSSRGGRQRNSITTQLLILYYILSYEENLLASTKQLALMQKKPKSYSAALMDQIPIKYLVTQAQGLQQELGGLHSALLRLLAINYPHLCLVEDWVCEEEVTGTLPLLRKMMLPSKTCRYTQSQLHQAFQKLPSSSPRLMRILEQLTLLTPGDLIPYSESLTASMALLLEPAVPRRTLQTLNKLWMGLNTVMPRRLWVMTVNALQPSAKLLRQQTYTQNDLMVDPLIVLRCDHRVYRCPPLMDIVLHMLNGYLLASKAYLHSHLKETADFDRQSQTVSNLGVPGQPDTPEVTREELKNALLAAQDSAAVQILLEVCLPTSEEQQLGCSTGSLLRAIGGPVPAKAEQKSLLLRAKEAVRDAEPEGGLLSDLREVQCLICCLLHQMFIADPNIAKLVHFQGYPQPLLPLTVSGIPSMHICLDFIPELLAQPQLEKQIFAIQLLSYLCIQYALPKSLSVARLAVSVMGTLLTVLTRAKRFAFFMPTLPCLVAFCQAFPPLYEDVTALLVQVGQVCASDVATKARDIDPLIARLQYLKEKPRDVSVEGASKLALPQRTAEELGGSDPDVQICYCVEATFMDIIGSTLHGL; from the exons ATGACAGACAGTGCAGGGCTGCAGTTTGTCAGCCCTTTTGCATTTGAAGCCATGCAGAAGGTGGATGTGCAGCGCCTGGCAGCTCTCAGTGACCCCGAGCTGAGGTTACTGCTTCCCTGCTTGGTGAGGATGGCTTTGTGTGCCCCGGCTGACCAGAGCCCGTCTTGGGCCGAGGACAAGAAGCTCATCCTCCGGCTGCTCTCGGGAGTGGAAGCTGTCAACTCCATTGTGGCGCTGCTGTCTGTTGACTTTCACGCCTTGGAGCAGGATGCCAGGAAGGAGCAGCAGCTCAG GCACAAAGCAGGTGGTTCCAATGTGGAGAGTATCCTGGTGTCACAGCTGCAACATGGGCTCACCTTGGAGTTTGAACACAGCGATCCGCTCAGGAGACTTCGTCTGACCCTCAGTGAGCTTTTGGCAATCATGAGTAAG GTTGTCGATTCCAATGGAGAATTCTTTCTGAAGTCATCAGAACTGTTTGAAAGCCCGGTGTACTTGGAAGAGGTTGCCGACGTACTTTGCATTCTACAAGCAG AACTGCCTTCCCTGCTGCCAATTGTGGACGTGGCAGAGGCTTTGCTGCATGTTCGCAATGGAGATTGGTTTCTTTGTCTTCTGGTTGCCAATGTGCCTGACAGCTTCAATGAAG TGTGCAGAGGTTTGATCAAGAACGGAGAGCGTCAGGATGAAGAGAGCGTTGGCGGTCGGCGCAGGACCGAAGCCCTTAGGCAGCTGTGTCAGATGAACCCTTCACAGGCTCTCAACATCAGAGCCATGGTG GTGGAGGAATGTCATCTTCCTGGCCTGGGTGTGGCTCTGACTCTGGATTACAAACCAGACACAGCAGATGAAGCCGTCAGCACCCTGGTTTCTTATGTCAGCGGTCTTCTGCTTGGTACTAACAGCAAAGTCCGCACGTGGTTCAGCATGTTCATCCGCAATGGGCAACAG agaaagcgagagagcagcTCAGTGCTGTGGCAGATGCGCAGGCAACTGCTGCTGGAGTTGGTCGCTATCTTGCCTCGCTCGCGCAGCACGCACGTTCCCAACGACGGCGACACGGATGACGAAGGTGGCTTCGGCTACTCGGGCCTCAGAGAAGAACACGTGGTGAAGGCCAGCGCTCTACTCCGACTCTACTGTGCTCTCATGGGCATCGCTGGGCTCAG ACCAACGGACGAGGAGGCCGAGCAACTTCTGCAACTGATGACAAGCCGACCTCCAGCCACTCCCGCCGGCGTTCGCTTTGTCTCCTTGTCCTTCTGCAAACTATTAGCCTTTCCCACCCTGGTCAG CACACCCGAGCAGGAGCAGCTCATGGTCATGTGGCTCAGCTGGATGATCAAAGAAGAGGAGTACTTTGAGAG TGCTGCAGGTGTAGCTGCTTCTTTCGGAGAGATGCTATTACTAGTGGCCATGTATTTCCACAGCAACCAGCTCAGCTCCATTATTGAGTTGGTGTGTTCTACTTTGGGGATGAAG ATTGCCATCAAACCGAGCTCTCTGAGTAAGATGAAGACCATCTTCACGCAAGAGATCTTCACAGAACAG GTGGTTACAGCCCATGCAGTAAGGGTTGCGGTGACCAACAATCTAAGTGCCAACATCACAGGGTTTCTCCCCATTCACTGCATCTACCAGCTTCTCCGAAGCCGAGCCTTCACGAAGCACAAAGTGTCCATCAAG GACTGGATCTACCGTCAGCTTTGTGAGACAAACACCCCCATCCACACTCAGCTAATACCCCTGGTTGACGTTTACATCAACTCAATCCTCACTCCGGCGTCAAAGGCCAACCCTGAGGccaccaaccaaccaatcacagAGCAAGAAATCCTCAGCATCTACCAGGGCTCTTCTGTC CAAGGGGACAGTAGTCGAGGAGGACGACAGCGCAACTCCATCACGACCCAACTCCTTATCCTTTACTACATCCTGTCTTACGAGGAGAATCTGTTGGCGAGCACCAAACAATTGG CTCTAATGCAGAAGAAGCCCAAGTCGTATTCAGCGGCACTGATGGATCAGATCCCCATAAAGTACTTAGTTACCCAAGCTCAGGGGTTGCAACAAGAGCTCGGGG GTCTGCACTCTGCCTTGTTGAGGTTGCTGGCCATCAACTACCCTCACctgtgtcttgtggaagactggGTGTGTGAAGAGGAGGTGACGGGCACGCTTCCCCTGCTGAGGAAAATGATGCTCCCCAGCAAGACGTGCAGATACACTCAGAGCCAGCTCCACCAGG CCTTCCAGAAGTTGCCATCCAGCAGTCCGAGGTTGATGCGAATCTTGGAGCAGTTGACACTTCTCACCCCGGGAGACCTTATCCCTTATTCCGAGTCCTTGACTGCCAGCATGGCTCTACTGCTAGAACCCGCCGTTCCTCGCCGCACCCTGCAGACGCTCAACAAGCTCTGGATGGGGCTCAACACCGTGATGCCCCGCAG GTTGTGGGTGATGACGGTGAATGCTCTCCAACCTTCGGCGAAGCTTCTCAGGCAACAGACGTACACTCAGAACGACCTCATGGTGGATCCCCTCATTGTTCTACGCTGCGATCACAGAGTGTACAG ATGTCCTCCATTAATGGACATCGTCCTTCACATGCTGAACGGCTATCTGCTAGCATCCAAAGCCTACCTGCACAGCCATTTAAAAGAGACGGCAGATTTTGATAGGCAGAGCCAGACAGTCTCCAACCTGGGTGTGCCTGGACAGCCAGATACGCCTGAGGTCACCAGGGAGGAACTCAAGAATGCCCTTTTAGCTGCTCAG GATAGTGCAGCTGTCCAGATTCTCCTGGAGGTGTGTTTGCCAACCTCTGAGGAGCAGCAGCTGGGATGCAGCACGGGGAGCCTTCTGAGGGCCATCGGTGGCCCCGTGCCAGCAAAAGCCGAACAAAAAAGCCTGCTGCTCAGAGCCAAGGAGGCTGTGAGAGATGCTGAGCCAGAGGGAGGCCTGCTCAGTGATTTGAGGGAGGTGCAGTGTCTTATCTGTTGTCTGCTGCATCAGATGTTCATCGCTGACCCCAATATTGCCAAACTCGTCCACTTTCAG GGCTATCCTCAACCTCTGCTGCCTCTAACAGTGTCAGGTATCCCTTCCATGCATATCTGTCTGGACTTCATCCCAGAACTTTTGGCCCAGCCCCAACTGGAAAAGCAG ATCTTTGCAATCCAGTTGCTATCATATCTGTGTATCCAATATGCACTGCCCAAATCGCTCAGTGTGGCGAGATTGGCCGTCAGCGTCATGGGTACGCTTCTTACAG TGCTGACCCGTGCCAAGCGCTTTGCCTTCTTCATGCCCACTCTGCCGTGCCTAGTGGCCTTCTGTCAGGCCTTTCCGCCACTCTATGAAGATGTGACCGCCCTTCTTGTACAAGTAGGGCAAGTTTGTGCCTCTGATGTGGCCACCAAAGCCAGGGACATCGACCCTCTCATCGCTC GTTTGCAGTATCTAAAAGAGAAGCCTCGGGATGTTTCAGTAGAAGGAGCCAGTAAACTGGCTTTACCCCAAAGAACAGCAGAGGAACTCGGAGGATCCGACCCGGATGTTCAGATCTGTTACTGTGTCGAAGCGACATTCATGGACATTATCGGCTCCACCCTTCACGGGCTATAA
- the med13a gene encoding mediator of RNA polymerase II transcription subunit 13a, with amino-acid sequence MSSCFVPNGASLEDCHSNLFCLADLTGIKWKRFVWQGPTSAPILFPVTEEDPILCSFSRCLKADVLSVWRRSQRQGRREIWLFWWGEDPNFADLIHPELAAEDDGLWENGLSYECRTLLFKAIHNLLERCLMNRSFVRIGKWFVKPYEKDEKPINKSEHLSCAFTFFLHGESNVCTSVEINQHQPVYHLTEEHLTLAQQASNPFQVILSPFGLNGTLTGQSFKMSDPPTRKLIEDWNQFYPISPGAKDGVLEDKMEDMDWEDDSLASVEVLVGGVRMVYPACLVLVPQSDIPVVAPVGSSQCTAVYPGGHQVPASQREPAMSLVTLTPPTSPEEVHSVDTHSAQKWLRMPSSCDMFSVDTSSHHGGKIPRQLASQVAERVWQECNINRAQNKRKYSAATNGTCEEDRTERVGTWDFVGPSKRSYCSCSRHKSGKQRTGANAGQAQSAGQASQTPTKHKAGGEKPDKSDKQQKRPQTPFHHRNLTSEDASMETEATAGQRLTMRSQDGGRFSSIRSADVSSIQKTPQLNSGAVSTGGPADSPQPPPLSPHPCERSDDPREALKNPSTPNNQHFYQTPLEPCLGGAKGGNEEPAGPEGLTQHFSSHHPHSSASACSDPPEPIVYTGRGVHLEDDSTHSPWRLFNLSCRKEAELPTPQLPGERFREDAFTSQDNLVSVTEEMSTSKFQLKVSDERIQMYRARKSQYLVAAITDGDHEPEVDPYAFEEGDVKFTFSNKKDKAGGEREPGKKHKGEDGGSGTSDDPQRAGANNRTSLIHETDLVVSINDLDNLFNSDEDELGPGSRRPVNGTDEKFGNKEPKSSTLDPVSCISSADLHQMFPTPPSLEQHIMGYSPMNMCSKDYGSMEPPPGMTTLDGPSSLGGHFKIEVEESFCSPKPSEIKDYSFVYKPELCQTFVGCSMFAPLKSLPSHCLPPIKLPEDCIYRPSWSMGREMLNPMPVMSILNKDSNIPSVGSTLDQDYNQTYTPQTHTPFMSNSAPPSNSGTGILPSPATPRFSAPTPRTPRTPRTPRGPSSVQGSLKYENSDLYSPASTPSTCRPLNSVEPATVPSIPEAHSLYVTLILSESVMNLFKDCNFDSCCICVCNMNIKGADVGVYLSDPISEAQEACSCGFSAVVNRRYGNGSGLFLEDELDIIGRGSDVSREAERRFEELRLSGVGRGERVPDELILLLQDQCTNPFSPISGLDDIAPTRGAKGGPVPPCVRVEERDFHSDCYMALEHGRQFMDNMSGGKVDEALVKSTCLHQWSKQNAVDVSALCSQDVLRVLMSLQPVLQDAIQKKRTVRSWGVQGPLTWQQFHKMAGRGSYGTDESPEPLPIPTFLVGYEYDFVVLSPFGLPYWEKLLLDPFGAQRDVGYLVVCPDNETLLGGAKSLFRDLTAVYEMCRLGQHRPISKGYPDGIVLVGGSGAKSLADQPVSDWFLKAASSNDDAFAKLKLYAQVCRHNLAPYLASQPLDSSLLTQPSPPSISKQPSSTGSAGQQGATHGSSVPNSNGGSVSSAGLMTSSGQSNSGSQSAKASSFTPFGSMGSQSQGGGQPGQQAGSQSTSGDSQTPTEPPESTLERNKVGVPTDGDSHAITYPPAIVVYIVDPFSYEDCEGGPGAMPTHSSVWTLGLLRCYLEMLQLLPAHIRNSIFVQIVPCQYLLQPVRGEERHIYVQHLKSLAFSVFAQCRRPLPISTNVKSLTGFGPGLAIDTALKSSERPECVRLYTPPFILAPVKDKQTELGETFGEASQKYNVLFVGYCLSHDQRWLLATCTDQYGELLETCIINIDVPNRARRKKGSVRRLGLQKLWDWCLGLVQMTSVPWRVVIGRLGRIGHGELKDWSIVLSRRNLQSLSRRLKDMCRMCGISASDTPGILSVCLVAMEPQGSFIIMPDSVSTGSVFGRSTTLNMQTPQLNTPQDTSCTHILVFPTSAFVQVASSNYTNIDTNIDILNATTDGSDGMGIFDLLDPENELVDPDIINISPNTSPVHSPGSHYHHGGDDSKGQSADRMESREEVPNLLQQPLALGYFVSTAKAGPLPDWFWSACPQAQNQCPLFLKASLHLHVSSVQSDELLHSKHSHPLDSNQTSDVLRFVLEQYNALSWLTCDPATQDRRSCLPIHFVVLNQMYNFITNML; translated from the exons TCATCCTAAGCCCTTTTGGGCTGAATGGAACTCTGACCGGCCAATCGTTCAAGATGTCCGACCCACCCACCCGGAAGTTGATTGAGGACTGGAACCAGTTTTATCCCATCAGTCCCGGTGCCAAGGATGGTGTGTTAGAAGACAAGATGGAAGATATGGATTGGGAAGATGATTCTCTGGCCTCTGTAGAGGTCCTTGTTG GCGGTGTGCGAATGGTGTACCCAGCCTGCCTCGTGCTCGTGCCCCAGTCAGACATCCCCGTCGTGGCCCCCGTGGGGTCCTCCCAATGTACTGCCGTCTATCCGGGTGGTCACCAAGTGCCTGCATCCCAGCGAGAGCCTGCCATGTCATTGGTGACCCTCACCCCTCCCACGTCGCCTGAGGAGGTGCACTCAG TGGACACTCATTCTGCCCAGAAGTGGTTGAGGATGCCTTCTTCGTGCGACATGTTCAGTGTGGACACATCAAGCCACCACGGAGGGAAAATTCCTCGCCAGCTCGCCAGTCAGGTTGCCGAGCGTGTCTGGCAGGAGTGCAATATCAACCGAGCCCAGAACAA GCGGAAATACTCAGCGGCAACCAACGGTACCTGTGAGGAGGACCGGACTGAACGAGTGGGAACCTGGGATTTTGTGGGGCCTTCAAAACGCTCATACTGTAGCTGTTCCAG ACATAAATCGGGGAAGCAGCGAACAGGCGCAAATGCGGGCCAAGCTCAGTCAGCGGGCCAAGCCTCTCAGACTCCTACCAAGCACAAAGCCGGAGGAGAAAAGCCAGACAAGAGCGACAAGCAGCAGAAAAGACCCCAGACACCTTTCCATCATCGAAATTTGACCAGCGAAGACGCCTCGATGGagacggaggcaacggccggccAAAGACTTACAATGAGGAGTCAAGACGGAGGAAGATTCTCCAGCATCCGTTCGGCAGATGTGTCAAGCATCCAAAAAACACCTCAGCTTAACAGTGGGGCGGTTAGCACGGGAGGGCCGGCCGACTCCCCCCAACCCCCACCACTCAGCCCCCACCCATGTGAACGTAGTGACGATCCCAGGGAGGCTCTGAAGAACCCTTCCACCCCCAACAACCAACACTTTTACCAGACTCCTCTGGAGCCATGCCTGGGCGGAGCAAAGGGTGGCAACGAGGAACCCGCAGGCCCGGAGGGTCTGACCCAGCACTTCTCCTCACACCACCCCCACTCTTCAGCCTCCGCTTGTTCAGACCCCCCAGAACCTATTGTGTATACAGGCCGAGGGGTCCACTTAGAAGATGACAGCACTCACTCACCGTGGAGGTTATTCAACCTATCCTGCAGGAAAGAAGCGGAGCTGCCCACGCCACAGCTGCCGGGGGAAAGGTTTCGGGAAGATGCTTTCACCTCCCAGGACAACCTTGTGTCTGTGACCGA GGAAATGTCTACATCGAAATTCCAACTGAAGGTCTCTGATGAGCGCATTCAGATGTATCGCGCCCGGAAAAGCCAGTACCTGGTTGCCGCCATCACGGACGGAGATCACGAACCCGAGGTGGACCCTTATGCCTTTGAGGAAGGAGATGTGAAATTCACATTTTCCAACAAAAAGGATAAGGCAGGCGGGGAGCGTGAGCCAGGCAAGAAACATAAG ggtgaagatggaggatCGGGTACATCCGATG ATCCTCAGCGGGCAGGCGCGAACAACCGCACAAGCTTGATCCACGAGACCGACCTGGTGGTTTCCATCAATGACCTTGACAACCTCTTCAACTCGGATGAAGACGAACTGGGG CCCGGCTCCAGACGGCCCGTAAATGGAACAGATGAAAAATTTGGCAACAAGGAACCAAAGTCATCTACTTTGGACCCAGTATCCTGTATTA GCTCGGCAGACCTGCACCAGATGTTTCCCACTCCTCCCTCCCTGGAGCAGCACATTATGGGCTACTCTCCGATGAATATGTGTAGCAAAGACTACGGCAGCATGGAGCCACCTCCTGGCATGACCACGCTGGATGGACCGTCATCTCTGGGGGGTCACTTCAAGATTGAGGTGGAGGAGAGTTTCTGTAGCCCAAAGCCTTCTGAGATCAAG GACTATTCGTTCGTGTACAAGCCAGAGCTTTGCCAGACATTTGTGGGCTGCTCCATGTTTGCACCGTTGAAGTCATTACCCAGCCATTGTCTGCCGCCGATCAAACTACCAGAGGATTGCATCTATAGACCAAGCTGGTCCATGGGCAGGGAGATGCTCAATCCCATGCCTGTCATGTCCATCCTCAACAAAGACAG TAATATCCCAAGTGTGGGCAGCACCCTGGACCAGGACTACAACCAGACTTACACGCCACAAACTCACACCCCCTTCATGTCCAACAGCGCTCCACCAAGTAACAGCGGCACGGGCATTTTGCCTTCCCCCGCCACCCCGCGATTTTCAGCCCCTACCCCACGTACGCCACGCACTCCACGCACCCCTCGAGGCCCCTCCAGCGTCCAGGGCTCACTCAAGTACGAGAACTCGGACCTGTACTCGCCAGCGTCCACCCCTTCCACCTGCCGACCGCTCAACTCGGTGGAACCGGCGACCGTTCCTTCCATCCCGGAGGCTCACAGCCTCTACGTCACCCTCATTCTCTCCGAGTCGGTCATGAACCTCTTCAAGGACTGCAACTTTGACAGCTGTTGCATCTGCGTGtgtaacatgaacattaaaggaGCGGACGTGGGCGTGTACCTGAGTGACCCCATCAGCGAAGCCCAGGAAGCCTGCAGTTGCGGTTTCAGCGCCGTGGTCAACAGGCGCTACGGCAACGGCTCGGGCCTCTTCCTGGAGGACGAGCTGGATATCATCGGCCGTGGCTCCGACGTCAGCCGGGAGGCGGAAAGGCGCTTTGAAGAGCTACGGCTCTCCGGCGTGGGGAGGGGAGAACGTGTCCCGGATGAGCTGATTCTCCTGCTGCAGGATCAGTGCACCAACCCCTTTTCACCCATTTCAGGCCTGGACGACATAGCGCCGACGCGTGGAGCCAAGGGCGGCCCCGTGCCACCCTGTGTTAGGGTAGAGGAGAGGGATTTTCACAGCGACTGCTACATGGCCCTAGAGCACGGCAGGCAGTTTATGGATAACATGTCAGGTGGAAAGGTGGACGAAGCTCTGGTCAAAAGCACTTGTCTACACCAATGGTCCAAACAAAACG CAGTCGACGTGAGCGCGCTGTGCTCTCAGGACGTGCTCCGAGTATTGATGTCCTTACAGCCCGTGCTTCAAGATGCCATACAGAAGAAAAGGACTGTGCGTTCCTGGGGTGTTCAGGGCCCGCTCACCTGGCAGCAATTTCACAAGATGGCTGGGCGGGGCTCATATG GCACAGACGAGTCCCCTGAGCCACTGCCCATCCCCACCTTCCTGGTGGGTTACGAATATGACTTTGTGGTGCTGTCTCCTTTTGGTTTACCCTACTGGGAGAAGCTGTTGCTGGATCCCTTTggcgctcagcgggacgtgggctaTTTGGTGGTGTGTCCTGACAATGAGACTCTGCTCGGCGGCGCCAAGAGTCTCTTTAGGGACCTCACAGCGGTCTATGAG ATGTGTCGACTCGGCCAGCATCGGCCCATATCCAAAGGCTACCCCGATGGAATCGTTCTCGTCGGTGGCAGCGGAGCTAAAAGTCTTGCGGATCAGCCCGTCAGCGATTGGTTCCTCAAGGCCGCCAGCAGCAACGACGACGCCTTCGCTAAGCTCAAACTCTATGCACAAGTGTGCCGACACAACCTCG cTCCATACCTCGCATCACAACCGTTGGATAGTTCTCTCCTCACGCAACCGAGTCCCCCGTCGATATCCAAGCAGCCTTCATCTACGGGCTCAGCCGGCCAGCAGGGCGCAACGCACGGCTCCTCGGTCCCCAACAGCAACGGTGGCTCGGTATCGTCCGCCGGCCTGATGACATCATCCGGACAGTCGAACAGCGGGTCACAATCTGCCAAGGCCAGCTCCTTTACCCCCTTTGGGAGCATGGGCAGCCAAAGCCAGGGAGGTGGACAGCCGGGACAGCAGGCCGGAAGCCAGAGTACCTCGGGGGACAGCCAGACCCCCACCGAGCCCCCAGAAAG CACTTTGGAACGGAACAAGGTCGGCGTACCCACAGATGGCGACTCCCACGCCATCACCTATCCACCGGCCATCGTTGTTTACATTGTGGACCCGTTCAGCTACGAAGATTGCGAAGGTGGTCCCGGGGCGATGCCGACCCACTCCAGTGTGTGGACGCTGGGTTTATTACGCTGCTATCTTGAGATGCTTCAGTTGCttcccgcacatatccgcaattCCATTTTTGTACAG ATTGTCCCCTGCCAGTATCTGCTTCAGCCTGTGAGAGGCGAAGAGCGCCACATCTACGTTCAGCACCTCAAGTCTTTAGCTTTCTCCGTCTTTGCTCAGTGCAGGCGGCCTCTGCCCATTTCCACCAACGTCAAGTCGCTGACGGGCTTCGGCCCGGGCTTAGCCATCGACACAGCACTTAAAAGCTCAGAG AGACCCGAGTGTGTGCGTCTGTACACGCCTCCGTTTATCCTCGCACCGGTTAAGGACAAGCAGACGGAACTCGGGGAGACGTTCGGGGAGGCGTCGCAGAAATACAACGTACTGTTTGTGGGATACTGTCTCTCCCACGACCAGCGCTGGCTCCTCGCCACGTGCACCGACCAATACGGGGAGCTCCTGGAGACCTGCATCATCAACATCGACGTGCCCAACAG GGCCAGGAGGAAAAAAGGCTCTGTTCGGCGCCTCGGTCTACAAAAATTGTGGGATTGGTGCTTGGGATTAGTCCAGATGACATCAGTACCCTGGAGAGTGGTAATTGGACGGCTGGGGAGGATAGGACACGGAGAGTTGAAAG ACTGGAGTATAGTGCTAAGCAGAAGAAACCTTCAGTCACTCAGTCGCCGTCTGAAGGATATGTGTCGAATGTGCGGCATCTCCGCCTCGGATACTCCCGGCATCCTCAGTGTGTGCTTAGTTGCCATGGAGCCCCAGGGCTCCTTCATCATAATGCCAG ACTCCGTGTCGACGGGCTCCGTTTTTGGCCGCAGCACTACCCTCAACATGCAGACGCCCCAGTTGAACACTCCCCAGGACACCTCCTGCACTCACATCTTAGTCTTCCCCACCTCTGCCTTTGTCCAAGTTGCCAGCTCCAATTACACCAACATCGACACCAACATCGACATCCTTAATGCCACCACAG ATGGATCTGACGGTATGGGCATTTTTGATCTTCTGGACCCTGAGAACGAGCTGGTGGATCCCGACATCATCAACATCTCGCCCAACACGTCGCCGGTGCATTCCCCAGGATCCCACTACCACCATGGAGGCGATGACAGTAAG GGCCAGAGTGCAGACCGCATGGAGTCTCGCGAGGAGGTGCCAAACCTCCTACAGCAACCCCTTGCTCTCGGCTACTTTGTATCCACGGCCAAAGCTGGCCCACTGCCTGACTGGTTCTGGTCAGCCTGTCCGCAGGCTCAGAACCAGTGTCCACTTTTCCTCAAG GCCTCTTTGCACCTCCACGTGTCTTCAGTGCAGTCGGATGAGCTTCTGCACAGCAAACACTCCCACCCTCTTGACTCCAATCAGACCTCAGATGTACTACG ATTTGTGCTGGAGCAGTACAACGCCCTCTCCTGGCTTACATGTGACCCGGCGACACAGGACAGACGATCATGCCTGCCCATTCACTTTGTGGTGCTgaaccagatgtacaactttatCACAAACATGTTGTAG